In one Xyrauchen texanus isolate HMW12.3.18 chromosome 18, RBS_HiC_50CHRs, whole genome shotgun sequence genomic region, the following are encoded:
- the dnajc3a gene encoding dnaJ homolog subfamily C member 3a has protein sequence MVGLSPVAHKLLNYVPYLLVLIDLRYEGVIGGKDGGVETHLEMGKKLLAAGQLADALSHFHAAVDGDPQNYMSYYRRATVYLAMGKSKSALPDLSKVIELKPDFTSARLQRGSLLLKHGKLDEAESDFKKVLKSTPSSREEQEAQSQLKKSDEIQRLVAQAQNDFNRKDYGSATSHLDIIIETCVWDVDSREMRAECFIQLGEMGKAISDLKAASKLKSDNTQAFYKLSTIYYNLGDHEMSLNEVRECLKLDPDHNQCFSHYKQVKKLNKQIQAAEELIQQEKYSDAVNKYESVMKTEPNVPQFILDAKERICHCLSKDQQTTKAISVCSEVLNSDAQNVNALKDRAEAFLQDQQYEEAIKDFETAKEHSENDRQIKEGLEKAQRLLKQSQKRDYYKILGVKRTAQKKEILKAYRKLAQQWHPDNFQDPEEKKNAEKKFIDIAQAKEVLTNPEMRSKFDQGEDPMDPESQQSGGHHQHFHGGWENFHGFNPFGSGPFNFKFGFN, from the exons ATGGTTGGTCTAAGCCCAGTGGCGCACAAATTACTAAATTACGTTCCCTATTTACTGGTTCTGATCGATCTTCGATACGAAG GAGTTATTGGTGGGAAGGACGGTGGTGTTGAGACTCATCTGGAGATGGGGAAGAAGCTTCTGGCTGCCGGACAGCTGGCTGATGCTCTGTCCCACTTCCATGCTGCTGTTG ATGGAGACCCCCAAAATTATATGTCTTACTATAGAAGAGCAACTGTGTACCTagccatgggaaaatcaaaatctGCACTACCAGACCTTAGCAAAGTCATCGAACTTAAACCAGACTTTACATCG GCAAGGCTTCAGAGAGGCAGCCTACTGCTGAAACACGGCAAACTTGATGAAGCAGAAAGTGATTTCAAAAAAGTG CTCAAATCAACCCCAAGCAGCAGGGAAGAGCAGGAGGCTCAAAGCCAGCTGAAGAAATCTGATGAAATTCAGAGACTCGTGGCTCAGGCTCAGAATGATTTCAACCGCAAGGACTACGGCTCAGCCACATCACACCTTGACATCATCATTGAA ACATGTGTTTGGGATGTGGACTCCAGAGAGATGCGGGCTGAGTGTTTCATTCAGTTGGGTGAAATGGGCAAAGCCATCAGTGACCTTAAAGCTGCTTCAAAACTAAAAAGCGACAACACACAAGCTTTCTACAAGCTAAGCACCATCTATTACAACCTGGGAGACCATGAGATGTCCCTCAA TGAGGTGAGGGAGTGTCTAAAGCTGGACCCTGATCATAATCAGTGCTTCAGCCACTACAAGCAAGTTAAGAAGCTCAACAAGCAGATCCAGGCTGCTGAGGAACTGATCCAGCAAGAGAA ATACAGTGATGCAGTTAATAAATACGAGTCTGTTATGAAGACTGAACCAAATGTTCCTCAGTTCATACTTGATGCCAAAGAGCGCATATGCCACTGTCTGTCTAAG GACCAGCAAACTACCAAAGCCATCTCGGTATGCAGTGAAGTTCTGAACTCAGATGCTCAGAATGTGAATGCTTTGAAAGACAGAGCAGAGGCCTTCCTTCAAGATCAGCAATATGAAGAAG CCATCAAGGACTTTGAGACTGCTAAAGAACATAGTGAGAATGACCGACAGATCAAAGAGGGACTGGAGAAAGCACAGCGCCTCCTTAAACAGTCCCAGAAGAGAGATTATTATAAGATTCTGGGTGTGAAGAG AACTGCCCAAAAGAAAGAGATCTTGAAAGCGTACAGGAAGTTGGCACAGCAGTGGCATCCAGACAATTTTCAGGATCCAGAGGAAAAGAAAAACGCTGAGAAGAAGTTCATAGACATTGCTCAAGCCAAAGAAGTTCTAACTAACCCAG AAATGAGGAGTAAGTTTGACCAGGGTGAGGACCCCATGGATCCTGAGAGTCAGCAGAGTGGAGGA